The Montipora capricornis isolate CH-2021 chromosome 6, ASM3666992v2, whole genome shotgun sequence genome has a window encoding:
- the LOC138051982 gene encoding uncharacterized protein, with protein sequence MPHMFSPQYLPVQQQQPQRFAPGFFSTPTRPMTPSAPKNITASPSTKQQGTTQQLEPEPQGNAGNSRNNSLTGKDKTNPPLSVTASPFVPLQVTKRSHQSSPTKLQSTVPQELRPSVNPQNKTKKTKISKKNKTRHKKITKQAAMLHCKQFHQCKKLLLLLRELPLPQKDSLLQVSF encoded by the exons ATGCCGCATATGTTCAGCCCTCAATACCTCCCCGTACAGCAACAGCAGCCTCAGCGCTTTGCACCAGGCTTCTTTTCCACTCCTACTCGTCCAATGACCCCATCAGCGCCTAAGAACATTACTGCAAGCCCATCTACAAAGCAGCAAGGCACCACGCAGCAACTGGAACCCGAGCCTCAAGGCAACGCAGGAAATTCACGAAATAACAGTTTAACAGGGAAAGACAAAACAAATCCACCTCTTAGTGTTACGGCAAGCCCATTTGTTCCATTACAG GTTACCAAACGAAGTCACCAGTCGTCACCAACAAAACTTCAGTCGACTGTGCCACAGGAGTTGCGGCCCTCAGTCAATccacagaacaaaacaaagaagacgAAAATCAGCAAGAAGAACAAAACCAGACACAAGAAAATAACCAAACAAGCAGCGATGCTCCATTGCAAGCAATTCCACCAGTGCAAAAAACTACTGCTCCTTTTAAGAGAACTGCCACTTCCTCAAAAAGACTCCTTGCtccaagtttctttttga